A DNA window from Solanum lycopersicum chromosome 3, SLM_r2.1 contains the following coding sequences:
- the LOC101255562 gene encoding vacuolar protein sorting-associated protein 28 homolog 2-like, which translates to MEVKLWNDKREREMYDNLAELFAIIKATEKLEKAYVRDIISAAEYETESQKLIAQFKTLSSTLRDTVPNIERFHDTYKMDCPAALNRLVTSGVPATVEHRAAAAMSSVSSAAVVAECVQNFITAMDSLKLNMIAVDQVYPLLSDLSSSLNKLSILPVDFEGKTKMREWLSRLSKMGAADELTEQQARQLHFDLESSYNSFMASLPTDGS; encoded by the coding sequence ATGGAGGTTAAGCTATGGAATGACAAGCGTGAAAGAGAAATGTATGACAACTTAGCTGAACTCTTTGCTATTATCAAAGCAACAGAGAAGCTAGAGAAGGCTTATGTTCGTGACATCATTTCAGCAGCTGAATATGAGACTGAGAGTCAGAAACTCATTGCTCAGTTCAAAACCCTATCATCTACATTAAGGGATACTGTACCTAACATTGAGCGATTTCATGACACATACAAAATGGATTGCCCTGCTGCCCTAAACCGGCTTGTGACCTCTGGCGTGCCAGCTACTGTAGAACACCGAGCTGCTGCTGCAATGTCATCTGTGAGTTCAGCAGCTGTTGTGGCCGAATGTGTGCAGAATTTCATCACTGCAATGGACTCGTTAAAGTTGAACATGATTGCCGTAGACCAGGTCTATCCCCTATTATCAGATCTGTCATCTTCCCTCAATAAACTATCGATTCTGCCAGTGGATTTTGAAGGGAAGACAAAGATGAGAGAGTGGCTTTCAAGACTGTCGAAGATGGGGGCTGCAGATGAGTTGACAGAACAACAGGCTCGCCAGCTCCACTTCGATCTGGAATCGTCATACAATTCTTTCATGGCATCACTTCCCACTGATGGAAGTTAG